The Oncorhynchus tshawytscha isolate Ot180627B linkage group LG30, Otsh_v2.0, whole genome shotgun sequence genome includes a region encoding these proteins:
- the LOC112228677 gene encoding unconventional myosin-Ic-like isoform X2 → MRYRGREVGGEGRVHRVMESTLTARDRVGVQDFVLLENYTSEAAFIENLRRRFGEKLIYTYIGSVLVSVNPYKDLEIYSKAHMERYRGVSFYEISPHIYAVSDNTYRAMRTERRDQCILISGESGAGKTEASKKILQYYATTCPVTDHMSTIRDRLLQSNPVLEAFGNAKTLRNDNSSRFGKYMDVQFDFRGAPIGGHILNYLLEKSRVVHQNHGERNFHIFYQLLEGGEQDQLSKLGLERNAQKYHYLVKGCCPRVSSINDKSDWKTVRKALTVIGFHEEEVEDLLNIIASVLHLGNTQFGEGEDGETQITTEPQLTYLSKLLGVDGPALREALTHKKLTAKGEEMIGPLSFEQAVAARDALAKAVYGRAFTWLVAKINQSLAFKDEVYNSSKGSSSVIGLLDIYGFEVFQHNSFEQFCINYCNEKLQQLFIKLTLKSEQEEYEAEGITWEPVKYFDNKIICDLVEEKHKGFISILDEECLRPGEPSDISFLEKLEDTLGGHAHFVTHKLANGKTRKAVGREEFRLIHYAGEVNYTVNGFLDKNTDLLYRNLKEVICQSDNQILSQCFHREEVTTQKRPETAATQFKNSLAKLIEILMSKEPSYVRCIKPNDAKQSGRFDEALVRHQVKYLGLMENLRVRRAGFAYRRRYEAFLQRYKSLCPGTWPNWQGRLADGVATLVQHLGYKPEEYKLGKTKIFIRFPKTLFTTEDALEARRPALALTLQTSWRGYRERAKYHRIRNAVLVIQSAWRGMKSRRKARRRRHAAEIIRKFIKGFIYRHYERCPENEYFLDHQRFSFLMTLVRNPPKSVLDKSWPVPPPSLTEASEHLCRLCMQNMMRAYCRRIQPEWKKQMEQKVVASQIFQDQKDSYPQSVPKLFVASRLDSEEFNLKVIQTLGNDKVKYGVAVTKYDRRGYKARPRQLLLTSSFAVLVAEAKLKQRIDYAALRSISVSSLTDGFMVLHVPSEDNKQKSDVVLQCDHVIEVVTKLATMADKKNKVNISQDSIKFAVARGKEGVIDFTSGSELKVAKGKKGHLLVTAPQLNPR, encoded by the exons ATGAGGTACCGAGGCAGG gagGTGGGAGGTGAGGGCAGAGTTCATAGAGTTATGGAGAGTACTCTGACAGCCCGGGACAGGGTGGGGGTGCAGGACTTTGTGCTGTTGGAGAACTACACTAGCGAGGCGGCCTTCATTGAGAACCTGCGTCGACGCTTTGGAGAGAAACTCATCTAT ACCTACATAGGGTCAGTGTTGGTATCAGTGAACCCATACAAGGACCTGGAGATCTACTCCAAGGCGCACATGGAGCGCTACCGAGGGGTCAGCTTCTACGAGATATCACCCCACAT ctatgCGGTGTCAGACAACACGTACCGAGCCATGCGGACTGAGAGGAGGGACCAGTGTATCCTGATCTCTGGGGAGAGCGGAGCAGGGAAGACCGAGGCCTCTAAGAAGATCCTCCAGTACTATGCCACTACCTGCCCTGTCACTGACCACATGAGCACGATCCGGGACCGGCTGCTGCAGTCCAACCCTGTTCTTGAG gcctTTGGTAATGCCAAAACATTGCGAAACGACAATTCCAGCCGCTTTGGAAAATACATGGATGTCCAGTTTGACTTCAGG GGGGCACCCATAGGAGGCCACATCCTCAACTACCTACTGGAGAAGTCTCGTGTGGTGCACCAGAACCACGGAGAGAGGAACTTCCATATCTTCTACCAGCTGCTGGAGGGAGGAGAACAAGACCAGCTCAGCAAGCTGGGCCTGGAGAGAAACGCTCAGAAATACCACTACCtggtcaag GGTTGCTGTCCCAGGGTGAGCTCCATCAATGACAAGAGTGACTGGAAAACAGTGAGGAAAGCCCTGACCGTCATCGGCTTCcatgaagaggaggtggag GATCTGTTGAATATAATCGCAAGTGTCCTTCATCTTGGGAACACTCAGTTTGGagaaggggaggatggagaaacCCAGATCACCACTGAGCCACAGCTCACATATCTGTCCAAG CTGTTGGGTGTGGATGGACCAGCACTGAGAGAGGCTCTCACTCATAAGAAACTCACTGCCAAAGGGGAAGAG ATGATAGGCCCGTTGAGTTTTGAGCAGGCTGTGGCAGCCCGTGATGCCTTGGCCAAAGCGGTTTACGGCCGTGCCTTCACCTGGCTGGTGGCGAAGATCAACCAGTCTCTGGCTTTCAAG GATGAAGTGTACAACAGCAGTAAGGGCTCATCATCAGTCATAGGACTGCTGGATATCTACGGCTTTGAGGTCTTCCAACACAATAG TTTTGAGCAGTTCTGCATCAACTACTGCAATGAGAAGCTGCAGCAGCTGTTCATCAAGCTCACCCTCAAGTCTGAGCAGGAGGAATACGAAGCAGAGGGCATCACT TGGGAGCCGGTGAAGTACTTTGACAACAAGATCATCTGTGACCTGGTGGAGGAGAAACACAAAGGCTTTATCTCCATCCTG GATGAGGAATGTTTGAGGCCAGGGGAGCCCAGTGATATCTCCTTCCTGGAGAAGCTTGAGGACACTTTGGGAGGCCATGCCCATTTTGTCAC tcacaaATTGGCGAATGGGAAGACACGCAAGGCGGTGGGCAGGGAGGAGTTCAGACTGATTCATTATGCTGGAGAGGTCAACTACACTGTCAATG GGTTTCTGGACAAAAACACCGACCTGCTCTACAGAAACCTGAAAGAG GTCATATGCCAGTCAGATAACCAAATCCTGAGTCAGTGCTTCCACAGAGAGGAGGTGACGACCCAAAAACGCCCAGAGAcg GCTGCCACTCAGTTTAAGAACAGCCTGGCCAAACTGATAGAGATCCTGATGTCTAAGGAGCCATCCTATGTGCGCTGTATCAAACCCAACGATGCCAAGCAGTCAG GGAGGTTTGATGAGGCTCTGGTCAGACACCAGGTCAAATATCTGGGTCTGATGGAGAACCTGAGAGTCAGGAGAGCTGGCTTTGCCTACCGCCGGCGCTACGAAGCCTTCCTACAGAG GTACAAGTCTCTGTGTCCCGGGACGTGGCCTAACTGGCAGGGCAGACTGGCTGATGGAGTTGCCACTCTGGTCCAACACCTGGGCTATAAACCAGAGGAATACAAACTGGGAAA GACCAAGATCTTCATCCGTTTCCCAAAGACTCTGTTCACCACTGAAGATGCCTTGGAGGCCAGGAGGCCCGCCCTCG CTCTCACACTACAGACCTCCTGGAGGGGCTACAGAGAGAGGGCCAAGTACCACCGCATCAGAAACGCAG TGCTAGTGATCCAGTCTGCCTGGAGAGGGATGAAATCCCGCCGTAAGGCAAGACGCCGCAGACACGCTGCTGAAATCATACGCAAGTTCATCAAGGGCTTCATCTACCGCCACTATGAGCGCTGTCCAGAGAATGAGTACTTCCTGGACCATCAGCGTTTCTCTTTCCTGATGACGCTGGTTAGGAACCCACCCAAGAGTGTCCTGGACAAGAGCTGGCCCGTTCCCCCACCTAGCCTCACTGAG GCGTCAGAGCACCTGTGCAGGCTGTGTATGCAGAACATGATGCGGGCCTACTGCAGGAGGATCCAGCCAGAGTGGAAGAAACAG ATGGAGCAGAAGGTGGTAGCCAGTCAGATCTTCCAGGACCAGAAGGACAGCTATCCCCAGAGTGTCCCCAAGCTGTTTGTGGCCTCCAGACTAG ACAGTGAGGAGTTCAACCTCAAAGTGATACAGACTCTGGGCAATGACAAAGTGAAG TATGGAGTTGCGGTGACTAAGTATGATAGGAGGGGTTACAAGGCGCGGCCGCGCCAGctgctcctcacctcctcctttgcTGTGCTGGTGGCTGAGGCCAAGCTGAAGCAGAGGATCGACTACGCGGCCCTGAGGA GCATCTCTGTGAGTTCTCTGACTGATGGGTTCATGGTTCTGCACGTGCCCAGTGAGGATAACAAGCAGAAG AGTGATGTGGTGCTCCAGTGTGATCATGTGATCGAGGTGGTGACCAAGCTGGCCACCATGGCGGACAAGAAGAACAAGGTCAACATCAGCCAAGACAG TATTAAGTTTGCGGTGGCTCGGGGGAAGGAGGGGGTCATTGATTTCACCAGTGGATCAGAGCTGAAGGTAGCCAAAGGCAAGAAAGGACACCTGCTGGTG ACGGCCCCTCAACTCAACCCAAGATGA
- the LOC112228678 gene encoding uncharacterized protein LOC112228678, with the protein MILQFSNHSSCPCLFQMSVWWQVLFLQFFLTLSCVYPCCASHPGLLKSYSYSLKSIRCTHTRVQQLLRRYKEEQLDNKQFEDRSLEWQTLPSLSTDFYHWLQMKDWERLSAASRDLHTFWAHLDMKRREIEREEVGQGAAHRMGSRGMPKPSIPERIQHILTDLRDLMTKVNFQLRCVNSSNVIPTSPPALTRAVSTPSSHQAPSKSLWTSRLEGYVILRDLERYLTKLARDFILLKTKHRGPPGT; encoded by the exons ATGATTTTGCAATTTAGCAATCACTCATCCTGTCCCTGTCTCTTCCAGATGTCTGTTTGGTGGCAGGTTCTGTTTCTCCAGTTTTTCCTTACCCTGAGCTGTGTGTACCCATGTTGTGCATCCCATCCAGGCCTACTCAAGTCCTACTCATACTCCCTCAAATCCATCAGATGCACCCACACTCGGGTACAGCAGCTGCTCAGGAGATAT AAGGAGGAGCAGTTGGATAACAAGCAGTTTGAGGACAGAAGTCTGGAGTGGCAGAccctaccctccctctccacAGACTTCTACCACTGGCTTCAGATGAAG GACTGGGAGCGTCTGAGTGCTGCCTCTCGAGACCTGCACACCTTCTGGGCTCACCTGGACATGAAgagaagggagatagagagggaggaggttggACAGGGGGCAGCCCACAGGATGGGGAGCAGGGGCATGCCAAAACCCAGCATACCTGAGAGAATACAGCACATTCTGACAGACCTGCGGGATCTCATGACAAAAGTCAACTTTCAG TTGAGATGTGTGAACAGCTCCAATGTAATCCCCACATCTCCCCCTGCCCTGACCCGTGCAGTGAGCACTCCCTCCAGCCACCAGGCCCCATCAAAGTCCCTGTGGACCAGCCGCCTGGAGGGCTACGTCATCCTCAGGGACCTGGAGCGCTACCTCACCAAGCTGGCCAGAGACTTCATCCTCCTGAAGACCAAACACAGAGGTCCTCCAGGTACCTAG
- the LOC112228677 gene encoding unconventional myosin-Ic-like isoform X1, giving the protein MSLPPHWKEVGGEGRVHRVMESTLTARDRVGVQDFVLLENYTSEAAFIENLRRRFGEKLIYTYIGSVLVSVNPYKDLEIYSKAHMERYRGVSFYEISPHIYAVSDNTYRAMRTERRDQCILISGESGAGKTEASKKILQYYATTCPVTDHMSTIRDRLLQSNPVLEAFGNAKTLRNDNSSRFGKYMDVQFDFRGAPIGGHILNYLLEKSRVVHQNHGERNFHIFYQLLEGGEQDQLSKLGLERNAQKYHYLVKGCCPRVSSINDKSDWKTVRKALTVIGFHEEEVEDLLNIIASVLHLGNTQFGEGEDGETQITTEPQLTYLSKLLGVDGPALREALTHKKLTAKGEEMIGPLSFEQAVAARDALAKAVYGRAFTWLVAKINQSLAFKDEVYNSSKGSSSVIGLLDIYGFEVFQHNSFEQFCINYCNEKLQQLFIKLTLKSEQEEYEAEGITWEPVKYFDNKIICDLVEEKHKGFISILDEECLRPGEPSDISFLEKLEDTLGGHAHFVTHKLANGKTRKAVGREEFRLIHYAGEVNYTVNGFLDKNTDLLYRNLKEVICQSDNQILSQCFHREEVTTQKRPETAATQFKNSLAKLIEILMSKEPSYVRCIKPNDAKQSGRFDEALVRHQVKYLGLMENLRVRRAGFAYRRRYEAFLQRYKSLCPGTWPNWQGRLADGVATLVQHLGYKPEEYKLGKTKIFIRFPKTLFTTEDALEARRPALALTLQTSWRGYRERAKYHRIRNAVLVIQSAWRGMKSRRKARRRRHAAEIIRKFIKGFIYRHYERCPENEYFLDHQRFSFLMTLVRNPPKSVLDKSWPVPPPSLTEASEHLCRLCMQNMMRAYCRRIQPEWKKQMEQKVVASQIFQDQKDSYPQSVPKLFVASRLDSEEFNLKVIQTLGNDKVKYGVAVTKYDRRGYKARPRQLLLTSSFAVLVAEAKLKQRIDYAALRSISVSSLTDGFMVLHVPSEDNKQKSDVVLQCDHVIEVVTKLATMADKKNKVNISQDSIKFAVARGKEGVIDFTSGSELKVAKGKKGHLLVTAPQLNPR; this is encoded by the exons gagGTGGGAGGTGAGGGCAGAGTTCATAGAGTTATGGAGAGTACTCTGACAGCCCGGGACAGGGTGGGGGTGCAGGACTTTGTGCTGTTGGAGAACTACACTAGCGAGGCGGCCTTCATTGAGAACCTGCGTCGACGCTTTGGAGAGAAACTCATCTAT ACCTACATAGGGTCAGTGTTGGTATCAGTGAACCCATACAAGGACCTGGAGATCTACTCCAAGGCGCACATGGAGCGCTACCGAGGGGTCAGCTTCTACGAGATATCACCCCACAT ctatgCGGTGTCAGACAACACGTACCGAGCCATGCGGACTGAGAGGAGGGACCAGTGTATCCTGATCTCTGGGGAGAGCGGAGCAGGGAAGACCGAGGCCTCTAAGAAGATCCTCCAGTACTATGCCACTACCTGCCCTGTCACTGACCACATGAGCACGATCCGGGACCGGCTGCTGCAGTCCAACCCTGTTCTTGAG gcctTTGGTAATGCCAAAACATTGCGAAACGACAATTCCAGCCGCTTTGGAAAATACATGGATGTCCAGTTTGACTTCAGG GGGGCACCCATAGGAGGCCACATCCTCAACTACCTACTGGAGAAGTCTCGTGTGGTGCACCAGAACCACGGAGAGAGGAACTTCCATATCTTCTACCAGCTGCTGGAGGGAGGAGAACAAGACCAGCTCAGCAAGCTGGGCCTGGAGAGAAACGCTCAGAAATACCACTACCtggtcaag GGTTGCTGTCCCAGGGTGAGCTCCATCAATGACAAGAGTGACTGGAAAACAGTGAGGAAAGCCCTGACCGTCATCGGCTTCcatgaagaggaggtggag GATCTGTTGAATATAATCGCAAGTGTCCTTCATCTTGGGAACACTCAGTTTGGagaaggggaggatggagaaacCCAGATCACCACTGAGCCACAGCTCACATATCTGTCCAAG CTGTTGGGTGTGGATGGACCAGCACTGAGAGAGGCTCTCACTCATAAGAAACTCACTGCCAAAGGGGAAGAG ATGATAGGCCCGTTGAGTTTTGAGCAGGCTGTGGCAGCCCGTGATGCCTTGGCCAAAGCGGTTTACGGCCGTGCCTTCACCTGGCTGGTGGCGAAGATCAACCAGTCTCTGGCTTTCAAG GATGAAGTGTACAACAGCAGTAAGGGCTCATCATCAGTCATAGGACTGCTGGATATCTACGGCTTTGAGGTCTTCCAACACAATAG TTTTGAGCAGTTCTGCATCAACTACTGCAATGAGAAGCTGCAGCAGCTGTTCATCAAGCTCACCCTCAAGTCTGAGCAGGAGGAATACGAAGCAGAGGGCATCACT TGGGAGCCGGTGAAGTACTTTGACAACAAGATCATCTGTGACCTGGTGGAGGAGAAACACAAAGGCTTTATCTCCATCCTG GATGAGGAATGTTTGAGGCCAGGGGAGCCCAGTGATATCTCCTTCCTGGAGAAGCTTGAGGACACTTTGGGAGGCCATGCCCATTTTGTCAC tcacaaATTGGCGAATGGGAAGACACGCAAGGCGGTGGGCAGGGAGGAGTTCAGACTGATTCATTATGCTGGAGAGGTCAACTACACTGTCAATG GGTTTCTGGACAAAAACACCGACCTGCTCTACAGAAACCTGAAAGAG GTCATATGCCAGTCAGATAACCAAATCCTGAGTCAGTGCTTCCACAGAGAGGAGGTGACGACCCAAAAACGCCCAGAGAcg GCTGCCACTCAGTTTAAGAACAGCCTGGCCAAACTGATAGAGATCCTGATGTCTAAGGAGCCATCCTATGTGCGCTGTATCAAACCCAACGATGCCAAGCAGTCAG GGAGGTTTGATGAGGCTCTGGTCAGACACCAGGTCAAATATCTGGGTCTGATGGAGAACCTGAGAGTCAGGAGAGCTGGCTTTGCCTACCGCCGGCGCTACGAAGCCTTCCTACAGAG GTACAAGTCTCTGTGTCCCGGGACGTGGCCTAACTGGCAGGGCAGACTGGCTGATGGAGTTGCCACTCTGGTCCAACACCTGGGCTATAAACCAGAGGAATACAAACTGGGAAA GACCAAGATCTTCATCCGTTTCCCAAAGACTCTGTTCACCACTGAAGATGCCTTGGAGGCCAGGAGGCCCGCCCTCG CTCTCACACTACAGACCTCCTGGAGGGGCTACAGAGAGAGGGCCAAGTACCACCGCATCAGAAACGCAG TGCTAGTGATCCAGTCTGCCTGGAGAGGGATGAAATCCCGCCGTAAGGCAAGACGCCGCAGACACGCTGCTGAAATCATACGCAAGTTCATCAAGGGCTTCATCTACCGCCACTATGAGCGCTGTCCAGAGAATGAGTACTTCCTGGACCATCAGCGTTTCTCTTTCCTGATGACGCTGGTTAGGAACCCACCCAAGAGTGTCCTGGACAAGAGCTGGCCCGTTCCCCCACCTAGCCTCACTGAG GCGTCAGAGCACCTGTGCAGGCTGTGTATGCAGAACATGATGCGGGCCTACTGCAGGAGGATCCAGCCAGAGTGGAAGAAACAG ATGGAGCAGAAGGTGGTAGCCAGTCAGATCTTCCAGGACCAGAAGGACAGCTATCCCCAGAGTGTCCCCAAGCTGTTTGTGGCCTCCAGACTAG ACAGTGAGGAGTTCAACCTCAAAGTGATACAGACTCTGGGCAATGACAAAGTGAAG TATGGAGTTGCGGTGACTAAGTATGATAGGAGGGGTTACAAGGCGCGGCCGCGCCAGctgctcctcacctcctcctttgcTGTGCTGGTGGCTGAGGCCAAGCTGAAGCAGAGGATCGACTACGCGGCCCTGAGGA GCATCTCTGTGAGTTCTCTGACTGATGGGTTCATGGTTCTGCACGTGCCCAGTGAGGATAACAAGCAGAAG AGTGATGTGGTGCTCCAGTGTGATCATGTGATCGAGGTGGTGACCAAGCTGGCCACCATGGCGGACAAGAAGAACAAGGTCAACATCAGCCAAGACAG TATTAAGTTTGCGGTGGCTCGGGGGAAGGAGGGGGTCATTGATTTCACCAGTGGATCAGAGCTGAAGGTAGCCAAAGGCAAGAAAGGACACCTGCTGGTG ACGGCCCCTCAACTCAACCCAAGATGA
- the LOC112228677 gene encoding unconventional myosin-Ic-like isoform X3, whose amino-acid sequence MESTLTARDRVGVQDFVLLENYTSEAAFIENLRRRFGEKLIYTYIGSVLVSVNPYKDLEIYSKAHMERYRGVSFYEISPHIYAVSDNTYRAMRTERRDQCILISGESGAGKTEASKKILQYYATTCPVTDHMSTIRDRLLQSNPVLEAFGNAKTLRNDNSSRFGKYMDVQFDFRGAPIGGHILNYLLEKSRVVHQNHGERNFHIFYQLLEGGEQDQLSKLGLERNAQKYHYLVKGCCPRVSSINDKSDWKTVRKALTVIGFHEEEVEDLLNIIASVLHLGNTQFGEGEDGETQITTEPQLTYLSKLLGVDGPALREALTHKKLTAKGEEMIGPLSFEQAVAARDALAKAVYGRAFTWLVAKINQSLAFKDEVYNSSKGSSSVIGLLDIYGFEVFQHNSFEQFCINYCNEKLQQLFIKLTLKSEQEEYEAEGITWEPVKYFDNKIICDLVEEKHKGFISILDEECLRPGEPSDISFLEKLEDTLGGHAHFVTHKLANGKTRKAVGREEFRLIHYAGEVNYTVNGFLDKNTDLLYRNLKEVICQSDNQILSQCFHREEVTTQKRPETAATQFKNSLAKLIEILMSKEPSYVRCIKPNDAKQSGRFDEALVRHQVKYLGLMENLRVRRAGFAYRRRYEAFLQRYKSLCPGTWPNWQGRLADGVATLVQHLGYKPEEYKLGKTKIFIRFPKTLFTTEDALEARRPALALTLQTSWRGYRERAKYHRIRNAVLVIQSAWRGMKSRRKARRRRHAAEIIRKFIKGFIYRHYERCPENEYFLDHQRFSFLMTLVRNPPKSVLDKSWPVPPPSLTEASEHLCRLCMQNMMRAYCRRIQPEWKKQMEQKVVASQIFQDQKDSYPQSVPKLFVASRLDSEEFNLKVIQTLGNDKVKYGVAVTKYDRRGYKARPRQLLLTSSFAVLVAEAKLKQRIDYAALRSISVSSLTDGFMVLHVPSEDNKQKSDVVLQCDHVIEVVTKLATMADKKNKVNISQDSIKFAVARGKEGVIDFTSGSELKVAKGKKGHLLVTAPQLNPR is encoded by the exons ATGGAGAGTACTCTGACAGCCCGGGACAGGGTGGGGGTGCAGGACTTTGTGCTGTTGGAGAACTACACTAGCGAGGCGGCCTTCATTGAGAACCTGCGTCGACGCTTTGGAGAGAAACTCATCTAT ACCTACATAGGGTCAGTGTTGGTATCAGTGAACCCATACAAGGACCTGGAGATCTACTCCAAGGCGCACATGGAGCGCTACCGAGGGGTCAGCTTCTACGAGATATCACCCCACAT ctatgCGGTGTCAGACAACACGTACCGAGCCATGCGGACTGAGAGGAGGGACCAGTGTATCCTGATCTCTGGGGAGAGCGGAGCAGGGAAGACCGAGGCCTCTAAGAAGATCCTCCAGTACTATGCCACTACCTGCCCTGTCACTGACCACATGAGCACGATCCGGGACCGGCTGCTGCAGTCCAACCCTGTTCTTGAG gcctTTGGTAATGCCAAAACATTGCGAAACGACAATTCCAGCCGCTTTGGAAAATACATGGATGTCCAGTTTGACTTCAGG GGGGCACCCATAGGAGGCCACATCCTCAACTACCTACTGGAGAAGTCTCGTGTGGTGCACCAGAACCACGGAGAGAGGAACTTCCATATCTTCTACCAGCTGCTGGAGGGAGGAGAACAAGACCAGCTCAGCAAGCTGGGCCTGGAGAGAAACGCTCAGAAATACCACTACCtggtcaag GGTTGCTGTCCCAGGGTGAGCTCCATCAATGACAAGAGTGACTGGAAAACAGTGAGGAAAGCCCTGACCGTCATCGGCTTCcatgaagaggaggtggag GATCTGTTGAATATAATCGCAAGTGTCCTTCATCTTGGGAACACTCAGTTTGGagaaggggaggatggagaaacCCAGATCACCACTGAGCCACAGCTCACATATCTGTCCAAG CTGTTGGGTGTGGATGGACCAGCACTGAGAGAGGCTCTCACTCATAAGAAACTCACTGCCAAAGGGGAAGAG ATGATAGGCCCGTTGAGTTTTGAGCAGGCTGTGGCAGCCCGTGATGCCTTGGCCAAAGCGGTTTACGGCCGTGCCTTCACCTGGCTGGTGGCGAAGATCAACCAGTCTCTGGCTTTCAAG GATGAAGTGTACAACAGCAGTAAGGGCTCATCATCAGTCATAGGACTGCTGGATATCTACGGCTTTGAGGTCTTCCAACACAATAG TTTTGAGCAGTTCTGCATCAACTACTGCAATGAGAAGCTGCAGCAGCTGTTCATCAAGCTCACCCTCAAGTCTGAGCAGGAGGAATACGAAGCAGAGGGCATCACT TGGGAGCCGGTGAAGTACTTTGACAACAAGATCATCTGTGACCTGGTGGAGGAGAAACACAAAGGCTTTATCTCCATCCTG GATGAGGAATGTTTGAGGCCAGGGGAGCCCAGTGATATCTCCTTCCTGGAGAAGCTTGAGGACACTTTGGGAGGCCATGCCCATTTTGTCAC tcacaaATTGGCGAATGGGAAGACACGCAAGGCGGTGGGCAGGGAGGAGTTCAGACTGATTCATTATGCTGGAGAGGTCAACTACACTGTCAATG GGTTTCTGGACAAAAACACCGACCTGCTCTACAGAAACCTGAAAGAG GTCATATGCCAGTCAGATAACCAAATCCTGAGTCAGTGCTTCCACAGAGAGGAGGTGACGACCCAAAAACGCCCAGAGAcg GCTGCCACTCAGTTTAAGAACAGCCTGGCCAAACTGATAGAGATCCTGATGTCTAAGGAGCCATCCTATGTGCGCTGTATCAAACCCAACGATGCCAAGCAGTCAG GGAGGTTTGATGAGGCTCTGGTCAGACACCAGGTCAAATATCTGGGTCTGATGGAGAACCTGAGAGTCAGGAGAGCTGGCTTTGCCTACCGCCGGCGCTACGAAGCCTTCCTACAGAG GTACAAGTCTCTGTGTCCCGGGACGTGGCCTAACTGGCAGGGCAGACTGGCTGATGGAGTTGCCACTCTGGTCCAACACCTGGGCTATAAACCAGAGGAATACAAACTGGGAAA GACCAAGATCTTCATCCGTTTCCCAAAGACTCTGTTCACCACTGAAGATGCCTTGGAGGCCAGGAGGCCCGCCCTCG CTCTCACACTACAGACCTCCTGGAGGGGCTACAGAGAGAGGGCCAAGTACCACCGCATCAGAAACGCAG TGCTAGTGATCCAGTCTGCCTGGAGAGGGATGAAATCCCGCCGTAAGGCAAGACGCCGCAGACACGCTGCTGAAATCATACGCAAGTTCATCAAGGGCTTCATCTACCGCCACTATGAGCGCTGTCCAGAGAATGAGTACTTCCTGGACCATCAGCGTTTCTCTTTCCTGATGACGCTGGTTAGGAACCCACCCAAGAGTGTCCTGGACAAGAGCTGGCCCGTTCCCCCACCTAGCCTCACTGAG GCGTCAGAGCACCTGTGCAGGCTGTGTATGCAGAACATGATGCGGGCCTACTGCAGGAGGATCCAGCCAGAGTGGAAGAAACAG ATGGAGCAGAAGGTGGTAGCCAGTCAGATCTTCCAGGACCAGAAGGACAGCTATCCCCAGAGTGTCCCCAAGCTGTTTGTGGCCTCCAGACTAG ACAGTGAGGAGTTCAACCTCAAAGTGATACAGACTCTGGGCAATGACAAAGTGAAG TATGGAGTTGCGGTGACTAAGTATGATAGGAGGGGTTACAAGGCGCGGCCGCGCCAGctgctcctcacctcctcctttgcTGTGCTGGTGGCTGAGGCCAAGCTGAAGCAGAGGATCGACTACGCGGCCCTGAGGA GCATCTCTGTGAGTTCTCTGACTGATGGGTTCATGGTTCTGCACGTGCCCAGTGAGGATAACAAGCAGAAG AGTGATGTGGTGCTCCAGTGTGATCATGTGATCGAGGTGGTGACCAAGCTGGCCACCATGGCGGACAAGAAGAACAAGGTCAACATCAGCCAAGACAG TATTAAGTTTGCGGTGGCTCGGGGGAAGGAGGGGGTCATTGATTTCACCAGTGGATCAGAGCTGAAGGTAGCCAAAGGCAAGAAAGGACACCTGCTGGTG ACGGCCCCTCAACTCAACCCAAGATGA
- the epd gene encoding ependymin gives MQAFAVAALSIWLCLGATTLAESHGPQHCTSPNMTGVLTVLALTGGEIKATGHYSYDSTDKKIRFTESEMHLNKTEHLEDYLMLFEEGVFYDIDMKNQSCKKMSLHSHAHALELPTGAAHQVELFLGSDTVQEENIKVNIWTGSVPETKGQYFLSTTVGECLPLSTFYSTDSMTLLFSNSEVVTEVKAPEVFNLPSFCEGVELEEAPEGQKNDFFSLFNSV, from the exons ATGCAGGCCTTTGCCGTCGCTGCCCTCTCCATCTGGCTGTGTCTGGGTGCCACCACCCTGGCAGAGTCCCACGGCCCACAGCACTGCA CATCACCTAATATGACTGGGGTCCTGACTGTG CTGGCCCTTACAGGAGGTGAAATCAAGGCAACTGGACATTACAGCTATGACTCGACGGACAAGAAGATACGTTTCACTGAAAGTGAGATGCACCTCAACAAGACTGAACATCTGGAGGACTACCTGATGCTATTTGAAGAG GGGGTCTTCTATGACATTGACATGAAGAACCAGTCCTGTAAGAAGATGTCTCTGCACTCTCATGCTCACGCTCTGGAACTCCCCACTGGTGCAGCCCATCAGGTTGAGCTGTTTTTGGGGAGTGACACTGTTCAGGAGGAGAACATCAAAGTGAACATATGGACGGGATCCGTGCCAGAGACTAAGG GCCAGTATTTTTTGTCTACTACTGTGGGAGAATGTCTACCACTCAGCACTTTCTACTCAACTGATTCCATGACACTCCTCTTCAG CAATTCCGAAGTGGTCACTGAGGTGAAAGCCCCTGAAGTATTCAATCTGCCGTCTTTCTGTGAGGGTGTGGAGCTGGAGGAGGCTCCTGAGGGCCAGAAGAATGACTTCTTTAGTCTGTTCAACAGTGTCTAA